A window of Mus musculus strain C57BL/6J chromosome 3, GRCm38.p6 C57BL/6J genomic DNA:
GGAGTATTCTTATAGGAGCAGCAGACACTTAGTTCTGAGCCTGTGACATTGCTTGTATTTGAGATCTATctatacatttctttctttctacctacctacctacctacctacctacctacctacctacctacctacattccatctttctatctctCCTCCCTTTTTAAAGCGAGTGGTGCACCACCTTGCCCCTGCCACCAAATGGCTTGTACAATTGAGACCTGTCCTTGGTCCATTGAATTAAGACCCTAACAGAGCCAgctgtgctgggattcaaactaaTGACAGCAGACACAGAAGGACACTGTGGCAGCTGGTAGTTCTTTTTTTCCACCCCCCTCCTGCCTCTTTGGTTCAAATTGTATGTGGGCAGTCTTGTAGCTCTCAGTTGTATTGTGTTTGCTTACAGTTTATGCGCGGATGTATTGTAGACTTTCTCAGTACTTCATTTGCTAATTTCCGGTTCGTTTTCCTCATAGGGCCATTGCTGTTTCTACTTTACAGCATTTGCATGCCCAGGCAGCACTTGTTCACACATTTCATAATGTTTAAATGCCCTCTGCTTATAGGTAGTATCGCCCTCCCACCCCTGATTTGCATGTCTTTAGCACTCCAATTGCCCTTTTCCCTCGGCATTTGTCACCCctgtctttcctctttccctgggTACTCTAGCTATTAATACATTTTTTCTCAGGAGGGTTACAAgaatagggggagggggaggagctgTGCGGTGTGCTGtcgggagagagggagggagcagggcTTGGGAGTGTTGGGGGGGCGAGGGGGGTCACGTCTTGATGATTGTTATGCAAACGACCCGACTGGAGAACGTGGGAGCTTTCTGTGGTGTCTGCGGTGGGGTAGCGAGGGcggctgtttatttatttttaatttttttctggtgcAGCTCGTTGGAATGACTTTCTTTATTTTAGTTGTAACAGTTGGAGGATAATGCAAAGGAAGACGCTGCTTGGGAAGTCACCGTCTGTGGACATGCGCCCCAGAGAGGACTAGAGCAGCCCTCGCCTTGCTCTCCCCACCCGGATCCCACTTTCCTGCACGGCCCGGCCCGTACCCCGACCCCACCATCACCCgcttcccttccccccacctctccccctttcccacccaggtgtCGGACCAGGCGGTCCCCACTTCCACCCTGCACCCCTTCTTCCCCCCCTGCACCATGAACACCAATGTCTGCGTGGAGCCCGGGCCGAGCCCGGAGGCCCCGGGCTTGCCCAAGGAAAGCCACCTGCCCGAGGGGGCCCTGAACAGCCTTGTGGATTACAACTCGGAGATGGAGCGTTACCGCTCCTTTGCCACCTCCTTCTACAAGACCAACGGGGGCGCCTTCCCGCAGGCAGCCAAGATCGCGCGCATCACCACCCCCATCTTCCCCAgcagcgccgccgccgccgcggccgCCGCGCGCATCGGCATGTCCCCGTGGAACTGCGACAACGCggccaccgccgccgccaccgcgaTGCTCTGGGGCAGCGGGGGCGGCGGCGGAggcggtgggggcgggggtgggggcggcGGGGCCGGCAGGAAATCCTCCTCggccgccgcctcctcctccgcctcctcctcggCGATCCTCCCCGCCgccggcggtggcggtggcggcggcggcggtggcagcggcggaggcggcggcggcggcggcggcggcaggacCAGCATGCACCACCGGAACGACTCCCAGCGGCTGGGGAAGGCTGGCTGTCCGCCAGAGCCGTCGTTGCAAATGGCAAATACTAATTTCCTCTCCACCTTATCCCCCGAACACTGCAGACCTTTGGCGGGGGAATGCATGAACAAGCTCAAATGCGGCGCTGCTGAAGCAGAGATAATGAATCTCCCCGAGCGGGTGGGGACTTTTTCCGCTATCCCGGCTTTAGGGGGCATCTCATTACCTCCAGGGGTCATCGTCATGACAGCCCTTCACTCCCCCGCAGCAGCCTCAGCAGCCGTCACAGACAGTGCGTTTCAAATTGCCAATCTGGCAGACTGCCCGCAGaatcattcctcctcctcctcgtcctcctcgggGGGAGCTGGCGGAGCCAACCCGgccaagaagaagaggaaaaggtgtGGGGTCTGCGTGCCCTGCAAGAGGCTCATCAACTGTGGCGTCTGCAGCAGTTGCAGGAACCGCAAAACGGGACACCAGATCTGCAAATTTAGAAAATGTGAAGAGCTAAAGAAAAAACCTGGCACTTCGCTAGAGGTCAGAGGAGATGATTTCTTGTTTCCCAGTCttgccccctccctcctcactcccctgccctctcccccACAGGGTTTCTTGTCTGGATTCAAGACGCAGCACCCCCTTTTCTGAAGCTTCTTGCAGGTTGAAACATACTGACATAGGTGGTTTGCAGAGGGCATGGCCTCTATACCACCCTCCCAGCTGCGCTTCACGGAACCGCCCTTCGGCTAGAGAGTGCCcctcctttttctgtctctggaAAAAAATGCAATTGGTCTAAGAATCCGAAGTTTTGCATCTGAGCATGCTTAATATTTTCCCTTGCTGTTTTAAACTGTTCCATAaggaaaaccccaaaacaaaaagctCTGTCCAAAATATTGAACATATTTATCAttcatatatacgtatatatggaCATACTATATAGGCCCAGACATAACACTACATATGTGGAACACAACTTacagtatatgcatacatatttgtatata
This region includes:
- the Cxxc4 gene encoding CXXC-type zinc finger protein 4 isoform X1, whose translation is MNTNVCVEPGPSPEAPGLPKESHLPEGALNSLVDYNSEMERYRSFATSFYKTNGGAFPQAAKIARITTPIFPSSAAAAAAAARIGMSPWNCDNAATAAATAMLWGSGGGGGGGGGGGGGGGAGRKSSSAAASSSASSSAILPAAGGGGGGGGGGSGGGGGGGGGGRTSMHHRNDSQRLGKAGCPPEPSLQMANTNFLSTLSPEHCRPLAGECMNKLKCGAAEAEIMNLPERVGTFSAIPALGGISLPPGVIVMTALHSPAAASAAVTDSAFQIANLADCPQNHSSSSSSSSGGAGGANPAKKKRKRCGVCVPCKRLINCGVCSSCRNRKTGHQICKFRKCEELKKKPGTSLEVRGDDFLFPSLAPSLLTPLPSPPQGFLSGFKTQHPLF
- the Cxxc4 gene encoding CXXC-type zinc finger protein 4 isoform X2, encoding MNTNVCVEPGPSPEAPGLPKESHLPEGALNSLVDYNSEMERYRSFATSFYKTNGGAFPQAAKIARITTPIFPSSAAAAAAAARIGMSPWNCDNAATAAATAMLWGSGGGGGGGGGGGGGGGAGRKSSSAAASSSASSSAILPAAGGGGGGGGGGSGGGGGGGGGGRTSMHHRNDSQRLGKAGCPPEPSLQMANTNFLSTLSPEHCRPLAGECMNKLKCGAAEAEIMNLPERVGTFSAIPALGGISLPPGVIVMTALHSPAAASAAVTDSAFQIANLADCPQNHSSSSSSSSGGAGGANPAKKKRKRCGVCVPCKRLINCGVCSSCRNRKTGHQICKFRKCEELKKKPGTSLERTPVPSAEAFRWFF
- the Cxxc4 gene encoding CXXC-type zinc finger protein 4 isoform X3, with amino-acid sequence MNTNVCVEPGPSPEAPGLPKESHLPEGALNSLVDYNSEMERYRSFATSFYKTNGGAFPQAAKIARITTPIFPSSAAAAAAAARIGMSPWNCDNAATAAATAMLWGSGGGGGGGGGGGGGGGAGRKSSSAAASSSASSSAILPAAGGGGGGGGGGSGGGGGGGGGGRTSMHHRNDSQRLGKAGCPPEPSLQMANTNFLSTLSPEHCRPLAGECMNKLKCGAAEAEIMNLPERVGTFSAIPALGGISLPPGVIVMTALHSPAAASAAVTDSAFQIANLADCPQNHSSSSSSSSGGAGGANPAKKKRKRCGVCVPCKRLINCGVCSSCRNRKTGHQICKFRKCEELKKKPGTSLELLAG